From the genome of Drosophila melanogaster chromosome 2L, one region includes:
- the CG33090 gene encoding uncharacterized protein, isoform B, producing MAEPLAVETKPLSNGNANGNAVGIAESASAVFQEKLKLQQQEESNEIAAVPKYGLKLKFDHVWPEKRIQNVRASIRQTLPMVPLVCRYAAYYWKVSREGRRVYMDYYYMENGKQIYGVPIGGIGGGTIGRGYAGEFCRFQMRPGIYEYNVVLANQFIVTIKDPKGCTIFQSLLSKCSTRDKTSDPDGDPDGERTKCQLPNCSSRAKQPLSAWHSNIEDTRCSYTGLYPRSWTEYDLSHYGVRLTCRQVSPVIPHEYRESSLPCAVFVWSVENVCDQERKVSITFTFKNGTGNKKQDAEGGAESQLISEGNAKGVSIRQKISEMPCSYNLACRVLPEISITRCPQFDPAGNGEQLWAQLKEHGQLSEHPTSEALKTKDIGVAVCGQVALKPMASHDLEFVLAWDMPKIQFPRKMQTHTRYYTKYFDDSGDSGPRICEYALRQYSTWERLIDAWQRPILNDETLPDWYKCAIFNQLYFISDGGTIWLKCDSSLGKELAYDDPRLAYGRFGYLEGHEYRMYNTYDVHFYASPALAHLWPNLQVSLQYDFKDAIAAELNDTRKMLYDGKVMPRKVKNCVPHDLGDPDEEPFTLINCYNIHDVNDWKDLNTKFVLQVYRDYYVLNELAQAQSDNASKFSSIEFIDKESLYELYSQDNKRKNSADEKQQNRKSASMYINETNGKVYLMDAIGYLKAMYASCKAIMERTIEYDKDNDGLIENTKMPDQTYDSWVMDGPSAYCSGLWLAALQAMSAMATILDQPNDCLRYQDILEKGKRSLEEKLWNGSYYRFDLSHSHRDTIMADQLCGHWYLKSCGFDYEIYPKENVRTALKRIYDNNVMGFHEGNIGAANGFIANASEPTKPGHVDNSNIQAEEVWPGVVYALAATMIQEGMFEEAFQTAGGMYKTLSQRIGMNFETPEALYGEKRYRSIGYMRPLSIWSMQVALERRRAQRD from the exons ATATGCGGCCTACTACTGGAAAGTGTCGCGTGAAGGTCGTCGGGTGTACATGGACTACTACTACATGGAGAATGGCAAGCAGATCTATGGAGTGCCCATCGGCGGAATTGGAGGTGGTACGATTGGCAGGGGCTATGCCGGCGAGTTCTGCCGTTTCCAGATGCGTCCCGGCATCTACGAGTACAATGTGGTGCTGGCCAATCAGTTTATCGTTACCATCAAGGATCCCAAAGGATGCACCATCTTTCAGAGCCTCCTCTCGAAGTGCAG CACCAGGGACAAGACCAGCGATCCGGATGGCGATCCGGATGGGGAAAGAACTAAATGTCAACTGCCCAATTGCAGCAGTCGCGCCAAGCAGCCGCTGAGTGCCTGGCACTCGAACATCGAGGACACGCGCTGCAGCTACACGGGTCTCTATCCTCGCTCCTGGACGGAGTACGATCTGTCCCACTATGGAGTCCGTCTGACCTGTCGCCAGGTATCGCCGGTAATACCGCATGAGTACCGCGAGTCCAGCCTACCGTGCGCCGTCTTCGTGTGGAGCGTGGAGAATGTTTGCGACCAGGAGCGCAAGGTGTCCATCACGTTCACTTTCAAGAACGGCACAGGGAACAAGAAACAGGATGCGGAGGGCGGAGCCGAGTCGCAGCTAATCAGCGAGGGCAACGCCAAGGGAGTCTCCATCAGGCAGAAGATCTCTGAGATGCCCTGCAGTTATAATCTGGCATGTAGGGTCCTTCCCGAGATCAGCATCACGCGGTGCCCCCAGTTCGATCCGGCCGGCAACGGTGAGCAGTTGTGGGCACAGCTCAAGGAGCATGGCCAGCTTAGCGAGCATCCCACCTCAGAGGCACTAAAAA CCAAAGATATAGGCGTGGCTGTCTGTGGCCAGGTGGCCCTGAAGCCAATGGCATCCCACGATCTGGAGTTTGTGCTGGCCTGGGATATGCCAAAGATTCAGTTCCCCAGGAAGATGCAGACCCATACACGCTACTACACCAAGTACTTCGATGACAGCGGTGATTCCGGTCCCAGGATCTGCGAGTATGCACTCAGGCAGTATTCCACCTGGGAGCGATTGATTGATGCGTGGCAAAGACCCATTCTCAATGATGA AACCCTTCCCGACTGGTACAAGTGTGCCATCTTCAATCAACTTTACTTCATCTCGGATGGCGGAACCATTTGGTTGAAATGTGATTCTTCGCTGGGCAAGGAACTGGCTTATGATGATCCCCGACTGGCTTATGGCCGTTTCGGTTACCTGGAAGGCCACGAATACCGCATGTACAACACCTACGATGTCCATTTCTATGCATCGCCGGCTCTGGCCCACCTGTGGCCCAATCTTCAGGTCAGTCTGCAGTATGACTTCAAGGATGCCATTGCCGCAGAACTAAACGATACTCGTAAAATGCTTTACGATGGCAAGGTGATGCCGCGCAAGGTCAAGAACTGTGTGCCCCACGATCTCGGGGATCCCGATGAGG AACCCTTCACCTTGATCAACTGCTACAACATACACGATGTGAATGACTGGAAGGATCTCAATACGAAGTTTGTGCTGCAGGTGTATCGGGACTACTATGTCCTCAATGAACTGGCCCAGGCCCAGTCGGATAATGCAAGCAAGTTCAGCTCCATCGAGTTTATCGATAAGGAGAGCCTTTATGAGCTGTACAGCCAGGACAACAAGCGCAAGAATTCAGCTGATGAAAAGCAAC AAAACCGTAAATCTGCATCGATGTACATCAACGAAACCAATGGAAAGGTGTATCTAATGGATGCCATTGGCTACTTGAAGGCCATGTACGCATCGTGCAAGGCCATTATGGAGCGAACCATTGAGTACGATAAGGACAACGACGGTCTGATCGAGAACACAAAGATGCCGGACCAGACCTATGACTCCTGGGTGATGGACGGACCGAGTGCCTACTGCTCCGGTCTCTGGCTGGCTGCTCTGCAAGCCATGTCCGCCATGGCTACCATTCTGGACCAGCCGAACGATTGCCTGCGctatcaggatattttggagAAGGGCAAGCGATCGCTGGAGGAGAAGCTCTGGAATGGCAGTTACTATCGCTTTGATCTTTCGCACAGTCATCGGGATACGATCATGGCCGATCAGTTATGTGGTCATTGGTATCTAAAGTCCTGCGGCTTCGATTACGAGATCTATCCGAAGGAGAATGTGCGTACTGCCCTTAAGAGGATCTATGACAACAATGTGATGGGCTTTCATGAGGGCAATATCGGAGCGGCCAATGGCTTCATAGCCAATGCCAGCGAACCCACCAAGCCGGGTCACGtggacaacagcaacatccaGGCGGAGGAGGTGTGGCCAGGAGTGGTTTACGCTCTGGCTGCTACCATGATACAGGAGGGCATGTTCGAGGAAGCCTTCCAGACCGCCGGCGGAATGTACAAGACCCTGTCCCAGCGCATCGGCATGAATTTCGAGACCCCGGAAGCGTTGTACGGTGAGAAGCGCTATCGCTCCATTGGCTATATGCGTCCGTTGAGCATTTGGTCCATGCAGGTGGCATTGGAGCGACGGCGAGCCCAACGCGACTAA
- the CG33090 gene encoding uncharacterized protein, isoform E, with amino-acid sequence MAEPLAVETKPLSNGNANGNAVGIAESASAVFQEKLKLQQQEESNEIAAVPKYGLKLKFDHVWPEKRIQNVRASIRQTLPMVPLVCRYAAYYWKVSREGRRVYMDYYYMENGKQIYGVPIGGIGGGTIGRGYAGEFCRFQMRPGIYEYNVVLANQFIVTIKDPKGCTIFQSLLSKCSSRAKQPLSAWHSNIEDTRCSYTGLYPRSWTEYDLSHYGVRLTCRQVSPVIPHEYRESSLPCAVFVWSVENVCDQERKVSITFTFKNGTGNKKQDAEGGAESQLISEGNAKGVSIRQKISEMPCSYNLACRVLPEISITRCPQFDPAGNGEQLWAQLKEHGQLSEHPTSEALKTKDIGVAVCGQVALKPMASHDLEFVLAWDMPKIQFPRKMQTHTRYYTKYFDDSGDSGPRICEYALRQYSTWERLIDAWQRPILNDETLPDWYKCAIFNQLYFISDGGTIWLKCDSSLGKELAYDDPRLAYGRFGYLEGHEYRMYNTYDVHFYASPALAHLWPNLQVSLQYDFKDAIAAELNDTRKMLYDGKVMPRKVKNCVPHDLGDPDEEPFTLINCYNIHDVNDWKDLNTKFVLQVYRDYYVLNELAQAQSDNASKFSSIEFIDKESLYELYSQDNKRKNSADEKQQNRKSASMYINETNGKVYLMDAIGYLKAMYASCKAIMERTIEYDKDNDGLIENTKMPDQTYDSWVMDGPSAYCSGLWLAALQAMSAMATILDQPNDCLRYQDILEKGKRSLEEKLWNGSYYRFDLSHSHRDTIMADQLCGHWYLKSCGFDYEIYPKENVRTALKRIYDNNVMGFHEGNIGAANGFIANASEPTKPGHVDNSNIQAEEVWPGVVYALAATMIQEGMFEEAFQTAGGMYKTLSQRIGMNFETPEALYGEKRYRSIGYMRPLSIWSMQVALERRRAQRD; translated from the exons ATATGCGGCCTACTACTGGAAAGTGTCGCGTGAAGGTCGTCGGGTGTACATGGACTACTACTACATGGAGAATGGCAAGCAGATCTATGGAGTGCCCATCGGCGGAATTGGAGGTGGTACGATTGGCAGGGGCTATGCCGGCGAGTTCTGCCGTTTCCAGATGCGTCCCGGCATCTACGAGTACAATGTGGTGCTGGCCAATCAGTTTATCGTTACCATCAAGGATCCCAAAGGATGCACCATCTTTCAGAGCCTCCTCTCGAAGTGCAG CAGTCGCGCCAAGCAGCCGCTGAGTGCCTGGCACTCGAACATCGAGGACACGCGCTGCAGCTACACGGGTCTCTATCCTCGCTCCTGGACGGAGTACGATCTGTCCCACTATGGAGTCCGTCTGACCTGTCGCCAGGTATCGCCGGTAATACCGCATGAGTACCGCGAGTCCAGCCTACCGTGCGCCGTCTTCGTGTGGAGCGTGGAGAATGTTTGCGACCAGGAGCGCAAGGTGTCCATCACGTTCACTTTCAAGAACGGCACAGGGAACAAGAAACAGGATGCGGAGGGCGGAGCCGAGTCGCAGCTAATCAGCGAGGGCAACGCCAAGGGAGTCTCCATCAGGCAGAAGATCTCTGAGATGCCCTGCAGTTATAATCTGGCATGTAGGGTCCTTCCCGAGATCAGCATCACGCGGTGCCCCCAGTTCGATCCGGCCGGCAACGGTGAGCAGTTGTGGGCACAGCTCAAGGAGCATGGCCAGCTTAGCGAGCATCCCACCTCAGAGGCACTAAAAA CCAAAGATATAGGCGTGGCTGTCTGTGGCCAGGTGGCCCTGAAGCCAATGGCATCCCACGATCTGGAGTTTGTGCTGGCCTGGGATATGCCAAAGATTCAGTTCCCCAGGAAGATGCAGACCCATACACGCTACTACACCAAGTACTTCGATGACAGCGGTGATTCCGGTCCCAGGATCTGCGAGTATGCACTCAGGCAGTATTCCACCTGGGAGCGATTGATTGATGCGTGGCAAAGACCCATTCTCAATGATGA AACCCTTCCCGACTGGTACAAGTGTGCCATCTTCAATCAACTTTACTTCATCTCGGATGGCGGAACCATTTGGTTGAAATGTGATTCTTCGCTGGGCAAGGAACTGGCTTATGATGATCCCCGACTGGCTTATGGCCGTTTCGGTTACCTGGAAGGCCACGAATACCGCATGTACAACACCTACGATGTCCATTTCTATGCATCGCCGGCTCTGGCCCACCTGTGGCCCAATCTTCAGGTCAGTCTGCAGTATGACTTCAAGGATGCCATTGCCGCAGAACTAAACGATACTCGTAAAATGCTTTACGATGGCAAGGTGATGCCGCGCAAGGTCAAGAACTGTGTGCCCCACGATCTCGGGGATCCCGATGAGG AACCCTTCACCTTGATCAACTGCTACAACATACACGATGTGAATGACTGGAAGGATCTCAATACGAAGTTTGTGCTGCAGGTGTATCGGGACTACTATGTCCTCAATGAACTGGCCCAGGCCCAGTCGGATAATGCAAGCAAGTTCAGCTCCATCGAGTTTATCGATAAGGAGAGCCTTTATGAGCTGTACAGCCAGGACAACAAGCGCAAGAATTCAGCTGATGAAAAGCAAC AAAACCGTAAATCTGCATCGATGTACATCAACGAAACCAATGGAAAGGTGTATCTAATGGATGCCATTGGCTACTTGAAGGCCATGTACGCATCGTGCAAGGCCATTATGGAGCGAACCATTGAGTACGATAAGGACAACGACGGTCTGATCGAGAACACAAAGATGCCGGACCAGACCTATGACTCCTGGGTGATGGACGGACCGAGTGCCTACTGCTCCGGTCTCTGGCTGGCTGCTCTGCAAGCCATGTCCGCCATGGCTACCATTCTGGACCAGCCGAACGATTGCCTGCGctatcaggatattttggagAAGGGCAAGCGATCGCTGGAGGAGAAGCTCTGGAATGGCAGTTACTATCGCTTTGATCTTTCGCACAGTCATCGGGATACGATCATGGCCGATCAGTTATGTGGTCATTGGTATCTAAAGTCCTGCGGCTTCGATTACGAGATCTATCCGAAGGAGAATGTGCGTACTGCCCTTAAGAGGATCTATGACAACAATGTGATGGGCTTTCATGAGGGCAATATCGGAGCGGCCAATGGCTTCATAGCCAATGCCAGCGAACCCACCAAGCCGGGTCACGtggacaacagcaacatccaGGCGGAGGAGGTGTGGCCAGGAGTGGTTTACGCTCTGGCTGCTACCATGATACAGGAGGGCATGTTCGAGGAAGCCTTCCAGACCGCCGGCGGAATGTACAAGACCCTGTCCCAGCGCATCGGCATGAATTTCGAGACCCCGGAAGCGTTGTACGGTGAGAAGCGCTATCGCTCCATTGGCTATATGCGTCCGTTGAGCATTTGGTCCATGCAGGTGGCATTGGAGCGACGGCGAGCCCAACGCGACTAA
- the CG33090 gene encoding uncharacterized protein, isoform D, with product MAEPLAVETKPLSNGNANGNAVGIAESASAVFQEKLKLQQQEESNEIAAVPKYGLKLKFDHVWPEKRIQNVRASIRQTLPMVPLVCRYAAYYWKVSREGRRVYMDYYYMENGKQIYGVPIGGIGGGTIGRGYAGEFCRFQMRPGIYEYNVVLANQFIVTIKDPKGCTIFQSLLSKCRDKTSDPDGDPDGERTKCQLPNCSSRAKQPLSAWHSNIEDTRCSYTGLYPRSWTEYDLSHYGVRLTCRQVSPVIPHEYRESSLPCAVFVWSVENVCDQERKVSITFTFKNGTGNKKQDAEGGAESQLISEGNAKGVSIRQKISEMPCSYNLACRVLPEISITRCPQFDPAGNGEQLWAQLKEHGQLSEHPTSEALKTKDIGVAVCGQVALKPMASHDLEFVLAWDMPKIQFPRKMQTHTRYYTKYFDDSGDSGPRICEYALRQYSTWERLIDAWQRPILNDETLPDWYKCAIFNQLYFISDGGTIWLKCDSSLGKELAYDDPRLAYGRFGYLEGHEYRMYNTYDVHFYASPALAHLWPNLQVSLQYDFKDAIAAELNDTRKMLYDGKVMPRKVKNCVPHDLGDPDEEPFTLINCYNIHDVNDWKDLNTKFVLQVYRDYYVLNELAQAQSDNASKFSSIEFIDKESLYELYSQDNKRKNSADEKQQNRKSASMYINETNGKVYLMDAIGYLKAMYASCKAIMERTIEYDKDNDGLIENTKMPDQTYDSWVMDGPSAYCSGLWLAALQAMSAMATILDQPNDCLRYQDILEKGKRSLEEKLWNGSYYRFDLSHSHRDTIMADQLCGHWYLKSCGFDYEIYPKENVRTALKRIYDNNVMGFHEGNIGAANGFIANASEPTKPGHVDNSNIQAEEVWPGVVYALAATMIQEGMFEEAFQTAGGMYKTLSQRIGMNFETPEALYGEKRYRSIGYMRPLSIWSMQVALERRRAQRD from the exons ATATGCGGCCTACTACTGGAAAGTGTCGCGTGAAGGTCGTCGGGTGTACATGGACTACTACTACATGGAGAATGGCAAGCAGATCTATGGAGTGCCCATCGGCGGAATTGGAGGTGGTACGATTGGCAGGGGCTATGCCGGCGAGTTCTGCCGTTTCCAGATGCGTCCCGGCATCTACGAGTACAATGTGGTGCTGGCCAATCAGTTTATCGTTACCATCAAGGATCCCAAAGGATGCACCATCTTTCAGAGCCTCCTCTCGAAGTGCAG GGACAAGACCAGCGATCCGGATGGCGATCCGGATGGGGAAAGAACTAAATGTCAACTGCCCAATTGCAGCAGTCGCGCCAAGCAGCCGCTGAGTGCCTGGCACTCGAACATCGAGGACACGCGCTGCAGCTACACGGGTCTCTATCCTCGCTCCTGGACGGAGTACGATCTGTCCCACTATGGAGTCCGTCTGACCTGTCGCCAGGTATCGCCGGTAATACCGCATGAGTACCGCGAGTCCAGCCTACCGTGCGCCGTCTTCGTGTGGAGCGTGGAGAATGTTTGCGACCAGGAGCGCAAGGTGTCCATCACGTTCACTTTCAAGAACGGCACAGGGAACAAGAAACAGGATGCGGAGGGCGGAGCCGAGTCGCAGCTAATCAGCGAGGGCAACGCCAAGGGAGTCTCCATCAGGCAGAAGATCTCTGAGATGCCCTGCAGTTATAATCTGGCATGTAGGGTCCTTCCCGAGATCAGCATCACGCGGTGCCCCCAGTTCGATCCGGCCGGCAACGGTGAGCAGTTGTGGGCACAGCTCAAGGAGCATGGCCAGCTTAGCGAGCATCCCACCTCAGAGGCACTAAAAA CCAAAGATATAGGCGTGGCTGTCTGTGGCCAGGTGGCCCTGAAGCCAATGGCATCCCACGATCTGGAGTTTGTGCTGGCCTGGGATATGCCAAAGATTCAGTTCCCCAGGAAGATGCAGACCCATACACGCTACTACACCAAGTACTTCGATGACAGCGGTGATTCCGGTCCCAGGATCTGCGAGTATGCACTCAGGCAGTATTCCACCTGGGAGCGATTGATTGATGCGTGGCAAAGACCCATTCTCAATGATGA AACCCTTCCCGACTGGTACAAGTGTGCCATCTTCAATCAACTTTACTTCATCTCGGATGGCGGAACCATTTGGTTGAAATGTGATTCTTCGCTGGGCAAGGAACTGGCTTATGATGATCCCCGACTGGCTTATGGCCGTTTCGGTTACCTGGAAGGCCACGAATACCGCATGTACAACACCTACGATGTCCATTTCTATGCATCGCCGGCTCTGGCCCACCTGTGGCCCAATCTTCAGGTCAGTCTGCAGTATGACTTCAAGGATGCCATTGCCGCAGAACTAAACGATACTCGTAAAATGCTTTACGATGGCAAGGTGATGCCGCGCAAGGTCAAGAACTGTGTGCCCCACGATCTCGGGGATCCCGATGAGG AACCCTTCACCTTGATCAACTGCTACAACATACACGATGTGAATGACTGGAAGGATCTCAATACGAAGTTTGTGCTGCAGGTGTATCGGGACTACTATGTCCTCAATGAACTGGCCCAGGCCCAGTCGGATAATGCAAGCAAGTTCAGCTCCATCGAGTTTATCGATAAGGAGAGCCTTTATGAGCTGTACAGCCAGGACAACAAGCGCAAGAATTCAGCTGATGAAAAGCAAC AAAACCGTAAATCTGCATCGATGTACATCAACGAAACCAATGGAAAGGTGTATCTAATGGATGCCATTGGCTACTTGAAGGCCATGTACGCATCGTGCAAGGCCATTATGGAGCGAACCATTGAGTACGATAAGGACAACGACGGTCTGATCGAGAACACAAAGATGCCGGACCAGACCTATGACTCCTGGGTGATGGACGGACCGAGTGCCTACTGCTCCGGTCTCTGGCTGGCTGCTCTGCAAGCCATGTCCGCCATGGCTACCATTCTGGACCAGCCGAACGATTGCCTGCGctatcaggatattttggagAAGGGCAAGCGATCGCTGGAGGAGAAGCTCTGGAATGGCAGTTACTATCGCTTTGATCTTTCGCACAGTCATCGGGATACGATCATGGCCGATCAGTTATGTGGTCATTGGTATCTAAAGTCCTGCGGCTTCGATTACGAGATCTATCCGAAGGAGAATGTGCGTACTGCCCTTAAGAGGATCTATGACAACAATGTGATGGGCTTTCATGAGGGCAATATCGGAGCGGCCAATGGCTTCATAGCCAATGCCAGCGAACCCACCAAGCCGGGTCACGtggacaacagcaacatccaGGCGGAGGAGGTGTGGCCAGGAGTGGTTTACGCTCTGGCTGCTACCATGATACAGGAGGGCATGTTCGAGGAAGCCTTCCAGACCGCCGGCGGAATGTACAAGACCCTGTCCCAGCGCATCGGCATGAATTTCGAGACCCCGGAAGCGTTGTACGGTGAGAAGCGCTATCGCTCCATTGGCTATATGCGTCCGTTGAGCATTTGGTCCATGCAGGTGGCATTGGAGCGACGGCGAGCCCAACGCGACTAA
- the CG33090 gene encoding uncharacterized protein, isoform C — protein sequence MDMLNKQTNDSGLFWVIWRDNNDFVTICTRDKTSDPDGDPDGERTKCQLPNCSSRAKQPLSAWHSNIEDTRCSYTGLYPRSWTEYDLSHYGVRLTCRQVSPVIPHEYRESSLPCAVFVWSVENVCDQERKVSITFTFKNGTGNKKQDAEGGAESQLISEGNAKGVSIRQKISEMPCSYNLACRVLPEISITRCPQFDPAGNGEQLWAQLKEHGQLSEHPTSEALKTKDIGVAVCGQVALKPMASHDLEFVLAWDMPKIQFPRKMQTHTRYYTKYFDDSGDSGPRICEYALRQYSTWERLIDAWQRPILNDETLPDWYKCAIFNQLYFISDGGTIWLKCDSSLGKELAYDDPRLAYGRFGYLEGHEYRMYNTYDVHFYASPALAHLWPNLQVSLQYDFKDAIAAELNDTRKMLYDGKVMPRKVKNCVPHDLGDPDEEPFTLINCYNIHDVNDWKDLNTKFVLQVYRDYYVLNELAQAQSDNASKFSSIEFIDKESLYELYSQDNKRKNSADEKQQNRKSASMYINETNGKVYLMDAIGYLKAMYASCKAIMERTIEYDKDNDGLIENTKMPDQTYDSWVMDGPSAYCSGLWLAALQAMSAMATILDQPNDCLRYQDILEKGKRSLEEKLWNGSYYRFDLSHSHRDTIMADQLCGHWYLKSCGFDYEIYPKENVRTALKRIYDNNVMGFHEGNIGAANGFIANASEPTKPGHVDNSNIQAEEVWPGVVYALAATMIQEGMFEEAFQTAGGMYKTLSQRIGMNFETPEALYGEKRYRSIGYMRPLSIWSMQVALERRRAQRD from the exons ATGGATATGTTGAACAAACAAACCAACGATTCTGGGTTATTTTGGGTTATCTGGCGCGACAACAATGATTTTGTAACGATATG CACCAGGGACAAGACCAGCGATCCGGATGGCGATCCGGATGGGGAAAGAACTAAATGTCAACTGCCCAATTGCAGCAGTCGCGCCAAGCAGCCGCTGAGTGCCTGGCACTCGAACATCGAGGACACGCGCTGCAGCTACACGGGTCTCTATCCTCGCTCCTGGACGGAGTACGATCTGTCCCACTATGGAGTCCGTCTGACCTGTCGCCAGGTATCGCCGGTAATACCGCATGAGTACCGCGAGTCCAGCCTACCGTGCGCCGTCTTCGTGTGGAGCGTGGAGAATGTTTGCGACCAGGAGCGCAAGGTGTCCATCACGTTCACTTTCAAGAACGGCACAGGGAACAAGAAACAGGATGCGGAGGGCGGAGCCGAGTCGCAGCTAATCAGCGAGGGCAACGCCAAGGGAGTCTCCATCAGGCAGAAGATCTCTGAGATGCCCTGCAGTTATAATCTGGCATGTAGGGTCCTTCCCGAGATCAGCATCACGCGGTGCCCCCAGTTCGATCCGGCCGGCAACGGTGAGCAGTTGTGGGCACAGCTCAAGGAGCATGGCCAGCTTAGCGAGCATCCCACCTCAGAGGCACTAAAAA CCAAAGATATAGGCGTGGCTGTCTGTGGCCAGGTGGCCCTGAAGCCAATGGCATCCCACGATCTGGAGTTTGTGCTGGCCTGGGATATGCCAAAGATTCAGTTCCCCAGGAAGATGCAGACCCATACACGCTACTACACCAAGTACTTCGATGACAGCGGTGATTCCGGTCCCAGGATCTGCGAGTATGCACTCAGGCAGTATTCCACCTGGGAGCGATTGATTGATGCGTGGCAAAGACCCATTCTCAATGATGA AACCCTTCCCGACTGGTACAAGTGTGCCATCTTCAATCAACTTTACTTCATCTCGGATGGCGGAACCATTTGGTTGAAATGTGATTCTTCGCTGGGCAAGGAACTGGCTTATGATGATCCCCGACTGGCTTATGGCCGTTTCGGTTACCTGGAAGGCCACGAATACCGCATGTACAACACCTACGATGTCCATTTCTATGCATCGCCGGCTCTGGCCCACCTGTGGCCCAATCTTCAGGTCAGTCTGCAGTATGACTTCAAGGATGCCATTGCCGCAGAACTAAACGATACTCGTAAAATGCTTTACGATGGCAAGGTGATGCCGCGCAAGGTCAAGAACTGTGTGCCCCACGATCTCGGGGATCCCGATGAGG AACCCTTCACCTTGATCAACTGCTACAACATACACGATGTGAATGACTGGAAGGATCTCAATACGAAGTTTGTGCTGCAGGTGTATCGGGACTACTATGTCCTCAATGAACTGGCCCAGGCCCAGTCGGATAATGCAAGCAAGTTCAGCTCCATCGAGTTTATCGATAAGGAGAGCCTTTATGAGCTGTACAGCCAGGACAACAAGCGCAAGAATTCAGCTGATGAAAAGCAAC AAAACCGTAAATCTGCATCGATGTACATCAACGAAACCAATGGAAAGGTGTATCTAATGGATGCCATTGGCTACTTGAAGGCCATGTACGCATCGTGCAAGGCCATTATGGAGCGAACCATTGAGTACGATAAGGACAACGACGGTCTGATCGAGAACACAAAGATGCCGGACCAGACCTATGACTCCTGGGTGATGGACGGACCGAGTGCCTACTGCTCCGGTCTCTGGCTGGCTGCTCTGCAAGCCATGTCCGCCATGGCTACCATTCTGGACCAGCCGAACGATTGCCTGCGctatcaggatattttggagAAGGGCAAGCGATCGCTGGAGGAGAAGCTCTGGAATGGCAGTTACTATCGCTTTGATCTTTCGCACAGTCATCGGGATACGATCATGGCCGATCAGTTATGTGGTCATTGGTATCTAAAGTCCTGCGGCTTCGATTACGAGATCTATCCGAAGGAGAATGTGCGTACTGCCCTTAAGAGGATCTATGACAACAATGTGATGGGCTTTCATGAGGGCAATATCGGAGCGGCCAATGGCTTCATAGCCAATGCCAGCGAACCCACCAAGCCGGGTCACGtggacaacagcaacatccaGGCGGAGGAGGTGTGGCCAGGAGTGGTTTACGCTCTGGCTGCTACCATGATACAGGAGGGCATGTTCGAGGAAGCCTTCCAGACCGCCGGCGGAATGTACAAGACCCTGTCCCAGCGCATCGGCATGAATTTCGAGACCCCGGAAGCGTTGTACGGTGAGAAGCGCTATCGCTCCATTGGCTATATGCGTCCGTTGAGCATTTGGTCCATGCAGGTGGCATTGGAGCGACGGCGAGCCCAACGCGACTAA
- the Send2 gene encoding spermathecal endopeptidase 2 produces the protein MFIQSFLLLLALNSLSAGPVIRPEERIIGGQPIGIEEAPWQVSIQRDGKHLCGGSIYSADIIITAAHCVQGQGYQVRAGSALKNSNGSVVDVAAIRTHEGLGNDIAIVRLSKPLEFTNQVQPIPLAKTNPPPGSIAFVSGWGSSSYYSHPIDLQGVNLYIQWPYYCGLTEPSRICAGSFGRAACKGDSGGPLVFDQQLVGVVSGGTKDCTYSSIYTSVPYFREWILNAIDEIMSANRNK, from the coding sequence ATGTTCATCCAAAGCTTCCTGTTGCTATTGGCGCTCAATTCCCTGTCCGCAGGACCAGTAATCCGGCCGGAAGAACGCATTATCGGTGGACAACCCATTGGAATCGAGGAGGCACCATGGCAGGTGTCCATACAACGTGATGGCAAACATTTATGCGGTGGCTCCATTTACAGCGCAGATATCATCATTACTGCGGCCCATTGCGTCCAGGGCCAGGGATATCAAGTTCGGGCAGGATCCGCCTTGAAGAACTCCAATGGAAGTGTTGTCGATGTGGCCGCTATAAGGACGCATGAGGGATTAGGAAACGACATCGCCATCGTGCGGCTAAGTAAGCCACTTGAGTTCACAAACCAAGTTCAGCCCATTCCATTGGCCAAGACAAATCCCCCGCCTGGATCGATTGCCTTCGTCTCTGGCTGGGGAAGTTCTTCTTATTACTCACATCCCATCGATCTTCAAGGAGTAAACCTTTACATTCAATGGCCGTACTATTGTGGATTAACTGAACCGTCAAGAATATGCGCCGGATCTTTTGGAAGGGCGGCTTGTAAAGGAGACTCTGGTGGACCGTTGGTGTTTGACCAACAACTTGTGGGTGTTGTATCCGGGGGTACAAAGGATTGCACGTATAGTTCAATCTACACTAGTGTCCCATATTTCCGTGAATGGATCTTAAATGCTATCGATGAAATAATGTCAGCGAAtcgaaacaaataa